One part of the Homo sapiens chromosome 19, GRCh38.p14 Primary Assembly genome encodes these proteins:
- the HSD11B1L gene encoding hydroxysteroid 11-beta-dehydrogenase 1-like protein isoform g (isoform g is encoded by transcript variant g), whose translation MANLGTLQLLPPRFKRFSCLSLPNIWITGMPVPATSVPCPSAGPHRTMKVLLLTGLGALFFAYYWDDNFDPASLQGARVLLTGANAGVGEELAYHYARLGSHLVLTAHTEALLQKVVGNCRKLGAPKVFYIAADMASPEAPESVVQFALDKLGGLDYLVLNHIGGAPAGTRARSPQATRWLMQVNFVSYVQLTSRALPSLTDSKGSLVVVSSLLGRVPTSFSTPYSAAKFALDGFFGSLRRELDVQDVNVAITMCVLGLRDRASAAEAVRGVTRVKAAPGPKAALAVIRGGATRAAGVFYPWRFRLLCLLRRWLPRPRAWFIRQELNVTAAAA comes from the exons atggcaaatcTCGGcacactacaacttctgcctcccaggttcaagcgattctcctgcctcagcctcccaaatatctggattacaggcat GCCTGTGCCGGCCACCTCTGTCCCCTGTCCCTCTGCAGGCCCACACAGGACCATGAAGGTGCTTCTCCTCACAGGGCTGGGGGCCCTGTTCTTCGCCTATTATTGGGATGACAACTTCGACCCAG CCAGCCTCCAGGGAGCGCGAGTGCTGCTGACAGGGGCCAACGCTGGTGTTGGTGAGGAGCTGGCCTATCACTACGCGCGTCTGGGCTCCCACCTGGTGCTCACTGCCCACACTGAGGCTCTCCTGCAGAAG GTGGTAGGGAACTGCCGGAAGCTGGGCGCCCCCAAGGTCTTCTACATCGCGGCGGacatggcctcccctgaggcgcCCGAGAGCGTGGTGCAGTTTGCGCTGGACAAGCTGG GCGGGCTGGACTACCTCGTGCTGAACCACATCGGCGGCGCCCCGGCCGGCACGCGAGCCCGCAGCCCCCAGGCAACTCGCTGGCTCATGCAG GTAAACTTTGTGAGCTACGTGCAACTGACGTCGCGGGCGCTGCCCAGCCTGACGGACAGCAAGGGCTCCCTGGTGGTGGTGTCCTCGCTGCTCG GCCGCGTGCCCACGTCGTTCTCCACTCCCTACTCGGCGGCCAAGTTTGCGCTGGACGGCTTCTTCGGCTCCCTGCGGCGGGAGCTGGACGTGCAGGACGTGAACGTGGCCATCACCATGTGCGTCCTGGGCCTCCGAGATCGCGCCTCCGCCGCCGAGGCAGTCAG GGGAGTCACGAGGGTCAAGGCGGCCCCGGGGCCCAAGGCAGCCCTGGCCGTGATCCGCGGCGGCGCCACGCGCGCGGCCGGCGTCTTCTACCCGTGGCGTTTCCGCCTGCTGTGCTTGCTCCGGCGCTGGCTACCGCGCCCGCGGGCCTGGTTTATCCGCCAGGAGCTCAACGTCACGGCCGCGGCAGCCTGA
- the HSD11B1L gene encoding hydroxysteroid 11-beta-dehydrogenase 1-like protein isoform a (isoform a is encoded by transcript variant a), whose product MKVLLLTGLGALFFAYYWDDNFDPGGLDYLVLNHIGGAPAGTRARSPQATRWLMQVNFVSYVQLTSRALPSLTDSKGSLVVVSSLLGRVPTSFSTPYSAAKFALDGFFGSLRRELDVQDVNVAITMCVLGLRDRASAAEAVRGVTRVKAAPGPKAALAVIRGGATRAAGVFYPWRFRLLCLLRRWLPRPRAWFIRQELNVTAAAA is encoded by the exons ATGAAGGTGCTTCTCCTCACAGGGCTGGGGGCCCTGTTCTTCGCCTATTATTGGGATGACAACTTCGACCCAG GCGGGCTGGACTACCTCGTGCTGAACCACATCGGCGGCGCCCCGGCCGGCACGCGAGCCCGCAGCCCCCAGGCAACTCGCTGGCTCATGCAG GTAAACTTTGTGAGCTACGTGCAACTGACGTCGCGGGCGCTGCCCAGCCTGACGGACAGCAAGGGCTCCCTGGTGGTGGTGTCCTCGCTGCTCG GCCGCGTGCCCACGTCGTTCTCCACTCCCTACTCGGCGGCCAAGTTTGCGCTGGACGGCTTCTTCGGCTCCCTGCGGCGGGAGCTGGACGTGCAGGACGTGAACGTGGCCATCACCATGTGCGTCCTGGGCCTCCGAGATCGCGCCTCCGCCGCCGAGGCAGTCAG GGGAGTCACGAGGGTCAAGGCGGCCCCGGGGCCCAAGGCAGCCCTGGCCGTGATCCGCGGCGGCGCCACGCGCGCGGCCGGCGTCTTCTACCCGTGGCGTTTCCGCCTGCTGTGCTTGCTCCGGCGCTGGCTACCGCGCCCGCGGGCCTGGTTTATCCGCCAGGAGCTCAACGTCACGGCCGCGGCAGCCTGA
- the HSD11B1L gene encoding hydroxysteroid 11-beta-dehydrogenase 1-like protein isoform b (isoform b is encoded by transcript variant b) yields the protein MKVLLLTGLGALFFAYYWDDNFDPASLQGARVLLTGANAGVGEELAYHYARLGSHLVLTAHTEALLQKVVGNCRKLGAPKVFYIAADMASPEAPESVVQFALDKLGGLDYLVLNHIGGAPAGTRARSPQATRWLMQVNFVSYVQLTSRALPSLTDSKGSLVVVSSLLGRVPTSFSTPYSAAKFALDGFFGSLRRELDVQDVNVAITMCVLGLRDRASAAEAVRGVTRVKAAPGPKAALAVIRGGATRAAGVFYPWRFRLLCLLRRWLPRPRAWFIRQELNVTAAAA from the exons ATGAAGGTGCTTCTCCTCACAGGGCTGGGGGCCCTGTTCTTCGCCTATTATTGGGATGACAACTTCGACCCAG CCAGCCTCCAGGGAGCGCGAGTGCTGCTGACAGGGGCCAACGCTGGTGTTGGTGAGGAGCTGGCCTATCACTACGCGCGTCTGGGCTCCCACCTGGTGCTCACTGCCCACACTGAGGCTCTCCTGCAGAAG GTGGTAGGGAACTGCCGGAAGCTGGGCGCCCCCAAGGTCTTCTACATCGCGGCGGacatggcctcccctgaggcgcCCGAGAGCGTGGTGCAGTTTGCGCTGGACAAGCTGG GCGGGCTGGACTACCTCGTGCTGAACCACATCGGCGGCGCCCCGGCCGGCACGCGAGCCCGCAGCCCCCAGGCAACTCGCTGGCTCATGCAG GTAAACTTTGTGAGCTACGTGCAACTGACGTCGCGGGCGCTGCCCAGCCTGACGGACAGCAAGGGCTCCCTGGTGGTGGTGTCCTCGCTGCTCG GCCGCGTGCCCACGTCGTTCTCCACTCCCTACTCGGCGGCCAAGTTTGCGCTGGACGGCTTCTTCGGCTCCCTGCGGCGGGAGCTGGACGTGCAGGACGTGAACGTGGCCATCACCATGTGCGTCCTGGGCCTCCGAGATCGCGCCTCCGCCGCCGAGGCAGTCAG GGGAGTCACGAGGGTCAAGGCGGCCCCGGGGCCCAAGGCAGCCCTGGCCGTGATCCGCGGCGGCGCCACGCGCGCGGCCGGCGTCTTCTACCCGTGGCGTTTCCGCCTGCTGTGCTTGCTCCGGCGCTGGCTACCGCGCCCGCGGGCCTGGTTTATCCGCCAGGAGCTCAACGTCACGGCCGCGGCAGCCTGA
- the HSD11B1L gene encoding hydroxysteroid 11-beta-dehydrogenase 1-like protein isoform e precursor (isoform e precursor is encoded by transcript variant e) gives MKVLLLTGLGALFFAYYWDDNFDPASLQGARVLLTGANAGVGEELAYHYARLGSHLVLTAHTEALLQKVVGNCRKLGAPKVFYIAADMASPEAPESVVQFALDKLGGLDYLVLNHIGGAPAGTRARSPQATRWLMQVNFVSYVQLTSRALPSLTDSKGSLVVVSSLLGRVPTSFSTPYSAAKFALDGFFGSLRRELDVQDVNVAITMCVLGLRDRASAAEAVRSSTSRPRQPEHRGVPLQSQTAMFLPPTVPGARTLTETPLRGWPQPKMKSSRQKSKTEKNDGHLEPVTAWEVQVPRVRRLCRGLARPHLFGHD, from the exons ATGAAGGTGCTTCTCCTCACAGGGCTGGGGGCCCTGTTCTTCGCCTATTATTGGGATGACAACTTCGACCCAG CCAGCCTCCAGGGAGCGCGAGTGCTGCTGACAGGGGCCAACGCTGGTGTTGGTGAGGAGCTGGCCTATCACTACGCGCGTCTGGGCTCCCACCTGGTGCTCACTGCCCACACTGAGGCTCTCCTGCAGAAG GTGGTAGGGAACTGCCGGAAGCTGGGCGCCCCCAAGGTCTTCTACATCGCGGCGGacatggcctcccctgaggcgcCCGAGAGCGTGGTGCAGTTTGCGCTGGACAAGCTGG GCGGGCTGGACTACCTCGTGCTGAACCACATCGGCGGCGCCCCGGCCGGCACGCGAGCCCGCAGCCCCCAGGCAACTCGCTGGCTCATGCAG GTAAACTTTGTGAGCTACGTGCAACTGACGTCGCGGGCGCTGCCCAGCCTGACGGACAGCAAGGGCTCCCTGGTGGTGGTGTCCTCGCTGCTCG GCCGCGTGCCCACGTCGTTCTCCACTCCCTACTCGGCGGCCAAGTTTGCGCTGGACGGCTTCTTCGGCTCCCTGCGGCGGGAGCTGGACGTGCAGGACGTGAACGTGGCCATCACCATGTGCGTCCTGGGCCTCCGAGATCGCGCCTCCGCCGCCGAGGCAGTCAG GAGCTCAACGTCACGGCCGCGGCAGCCTGAGCACCGGGGGGTGCCCCTCCAGTCCCAGACGGCAATGTTCCTCCCTCCAACTGTCCCTGGAGCCAGAACACTCACAGAGACACCCCTGAGAGGGTGGCCACAGCCCAAGATgaagtcatcaagacagaaaagcaaaaccGAGAAAAACGACGGGCACCTGGAACCAGTCACGGCTTGGGAGGTGCAGGTGCCCCGTGTTAGGCGCCTTTGTCGGGGACTTGCAAGGCCTCACCTGTTTGGCCATGATTGA
- the HSD11B1L gene encoding hydroxysteroid 11-beta-dehydrogenase 1-like protein isoform h (isoform h is encoded by transcript variant h) → MKVLLLTGLGALFFAYYWDDNFDPGKLCELRATDVAGAAQPDGQQGLPGGGVLAARPRAHVVLHSLLGGQVCAGRLLRLPAAGAGRAGRERGHHHVRPGPPRSRLRRRGSQGSHEGQGGPGAQGSPGRDPRRRHARGRRLLPVAFPPAVLAPALATAPAGLVYPPGAQRHGRGSLSTGGCPSSPRRQCSSLQLSLEPEHSQRHP, encoded by the exons ATGAAGGTGCTTCTCCTCACAGGGCTGGGGGCCCTGTTCTTCGCCTATTATTGGGATGACAACTTCGACCCAG GTAAACTTTGTGAGCTACGTGCAACTGACGTCGCGGGCGCTGCCCAGCCTGACGGACAGCAAGGGCTCCCTGGTGGTGGTGTCCTCGCTGCTCG GCCGCGTGCCCACGTCGTTCTCCACTCCCTACTCGGCGGCCAAGTTTGCGCTGGACGGCTTCTTCGGCTCCCTGCGGCGGGAGCTGGACGTGCAGGACGTGAACGTGGCCATCACCATGTGCGTCCTGGGCCTCCGAGATCGCGCCTCCGCCGCCGAGGCAGTCAG GGGAGTCACGAGGGTCAAGGCGGCCCCGGGGCCCAAGGCAGCCCTGGCCGTGATCCGCGGCGGCGCCACGCGCGCGGCCGGCGTCTTCTACCCGTGGCGTTTCCGCCTGCTGTGCTTGCTCCGGCGCTGGCTACCGCGCCCGCGGGCCTGGTTTATCCGCCAGGAGCTCAACGTCACGGCCGCGGCAGCCTGAGCACCGGGGGGTGCCCCTCCAGTCCCAGACGGCAATGTTCCTCCCTCCAACTGTCCCTGGAGCCAGAACACTCACAGAGACACCCCTGA
- the HSD11B1L gene encoding hydroxysteroid 11-beta-dehydrogenase 1-like protein isoform i (isoform i is encoded by transcript variant i), protein MKVLLLTGLGALFFAYYWDDNFDPGGLDYLVLNHIGGAPAGTRARSPQATRWLMQVNFVSYVQLTSRALPSLTDSKGSLVVVSSLLGRVPTSFSTPYSAAKFALDGFFGSLRRELDVQDVNVAITMCVLGLRDRASAAEAVRSSTSRPRQPEHRGVPLQSQTAMFLPPTVPGARTLTETPLRGWPQPKMKSSRQKSKTEKNDGHLEPVTAWEVQVPRVRRLCRGLARPHLFGHD, encoded by the exons ATGAAGGTGCTTCTCCTCACAGGGCTGGGGGCCCTGTTCTTCGCCTATTATTGGGATGACAACTTCGACCCAG GCGGGCTGGACTACCTCGTGCTGAACCACATCGGCGGCGCCCCGGCCGGCACGCGAGCCCGCAGCCCCCAGGCAACTCGCTGGCTCATGCAG GTAAACTTTGTGAGCTACGTGCAACTGACGTCGCGGGCGCTGCCCAGCCTGACGGACAGCAAGGGCTCCCTGGTGGTGGTGTCCTCGCTGCTCG GCCGCGTGCCCACGTCGTTCTCCACTCCCTACTCGGCGGCCAAGTTTGCGCTGGACGGCTTCTTCGGCTCCCTGCGGCGGGAGCTGGACGTGCAGGACGTGAACGTGGCCATCACCATGTGCGTCCTGGGCCTCCGAGATCGCGCCTCCGCCGCCGAGGCAGTCAG GAGCTCAACGTCACGGCCGCGGCAGCCTGAGCACCGGGGGGTGCCCCTCCAGTCCCAGACGGCAATGTTCCTCCCTCCAACTGTCCCTGGAGCCAGAACACTCACAGAGACACCCCTGAGAGGGTGGCCACAGCCCAAGATgaagtcatcaagacagaaaagcaaaaccGAGAAAAACGACGGGCACCTGGAACCAGTCACGGCTTGGGAGGTGCAGGTGCCCCGTGTTAGGCGCCTTTGTCGGGGACTTGCAAGGCCTCACCTGTTTGGCCATGATTGA
- the HSD11B1L gene encoding hydroxysteroid 11-beta-dehydrogenase 1-like protein isoform c (isoform c is encoded by transcript variant c): MASPEAPESVVQFALDKLGGLDYLVLNHIGGAPAGTRARSPQATRWLMQVNFVSYVQLTSRALPSLTDSKGSLVVVSSLLGRVPTSFSTPYSAAKFALDGFFGSLRRELDVQDVNVAITMCVLGLRDRASAAEAVRGVTRVKAAPGPKAALAVIRGGATRAAGVFYPWRFRLLCLLRRWLPRPRAWFIRQELNVTAAAA; this comes from the exons atggcctcccctgaggcgcCCGAGAGCGTGGTGCAGTTTGCGCTGGACAAGCTGG GCGGGCTGGACTACCTCGTGCTGAACCACATCGGCGGCGCCCCGGCCGGCACGCGAGCCCGCAGCCCCCAGGCAACTCGCTGGCTCATGCAG GTAAACTTTGTGAGCTACGTGCAACTGACGTCGCGGGCGCTGCCCAGCCTGACGGACAGCAAGGGCTCCCTGGTGGTGGTGTCCTCGCTGCTCG GCCGCGTGCCCACGTCGTTCTCCACTCCCTACTCGGCGGCCAAGTTTGCGCTGGACGGCTTCTTCGGCTCCCTGCGGCGGGAGCTGGACGTGCAGGACGTGAACGTGGCCATCACCATGTGCGTCCTGGGCCTCCGAGATCGCGCCTCCGCCGCCGAGGCAGTCAG GGGAGTCACGAGGGTCAAGGCGGCCCCGGGGCCCAAGGCAGCCCTGGCCGTGATCCGCGGCGGCGCCACGCGCGCGGCCGGCGTCTTCTACCCGTGGCGTTTCCGCCTGCTGTGCTTGCTCCGGCGCTGGCTACCGCGCCCGCGGGCCTGGTTTATCCGCCAGGAGCTCAACGTCACGGCCGCGGCAGCCTGA
- the HSD11B1L gene encoding hydroxysteroid 11-beta-dehydrogenase 1-like protein isoform f (isoform f is encoded by transcript variant f): protein MQVNFVSYVQLTSRALPSLTDSKGSLVVVSSLLGRVPTSFSTPYSAAKFALDGFFGSLRRELDVQDVNVAITMCVLGLRDRASAAEAVRSSTSRPRQPEHRGVPLQSQTAMFLPPTVPGARTLTETPLRGWPQPKMKSSRQKSKTEKNDGHLEPVTAWEVQVPRVRRLCRGLARPHLFGHD, encoded by the exons ATGCAG GTAAACTTTGTGAGCTACGTGCAACTGACGTCGCGGGCGCTGCCCAGCCTGACGGACAGCAAGGGCTCCCTGGTGGTGGTGTCCTCGCTGCTCG GCCGCGTGCCCACGTCGTTCTCCACTCCCTACTCGGCGGCCAAGTTTGCGCTGGACGGCTTCTTCGGCTCCCTGCGGCGGGAGCTGGACGTGCAGGACGTGAACGTGGCCATCACCATGTGCGTCCTGGGCCTCCGAGATCGCGCCTCCGCCGCCGAGGCAGTCAG GAGCTCAACGTCACGGCCGCGGCAGCCTGAGCACCGGGGGGTGCCCCTCCAGTCCCAGACGGCAATGTTCCTCCCTCCAACTGTCCCTGGAGCCAGAACACTCACAGAGACACCCCTGAGAGGGTGGCCACAGCCCAAGATgaagtcatcaagacagaaaagcaaaaccGAGAAAAACGACGGGCACCTGGAACCAGTCACGGCTTGGGAGGTGCAGGTGCCCCGTGTTAGGCGCCTTTGTCGGGGACTTGCAAGGCCTCACCTGTTTGGCCATGATTGA
- the HSD11B1L gene encoding hydroxysteroid 11-beta-dehydrogenase 1-like protein isoform d (isoform d is encoded by transcript variant j), translating to MQVNFVSYVQLTSRALPSLTDSKGSLVVVSSLLGRVPTSFSTPYSAAKFALDGFFGSLRRELDVQDVNVAITMCVLGLRDRASAAEAVRGVTRVKAAPGPKAALAVIRGGATRAAGVFYPWRFRLLCLLRRWLPRPRAWFIRQELNVTAAAA from the exons ATGCAG GTAAACTTTGTGAGCTACGTGCAACTGACGTCGCGGGCGCTGCCCAGCCTGACGGACAGCAAGGGCTCCCTGGTGGTGGTGTCCTCGCTGCTCG GCCGCGTGCCCACGTCGTTCTCCACTCCCTACTCGGCGGCCAAGTTTGCGCTGGACGGCTTCTTCGGCTCCCTGCGGCGGGAGCTGGACGTGCAGGACGTGAACGTGGCCATCACCATGTGCGTCCTGGGCCTCCGAGATCGCGCCTCCGCCGCCGAGGCAGTCAG GGGAGTCACGAGGGTCAAGGCGGCCCCGGGGCCCAAGGCAGCCCTGGCCGTGATCCGCGGCGGCGCCACGCGCGCGGCCGGCGTCTTCTACCCGTGGCGTTTCCGCCTGCTGTGCTTGCTCCGGCGCTGGCTACCGCGCCCGCGGGCCTGGTTTATCCGCCAGGAGCTCAACGTCACGGCCGCGGCAGCCTGA
- the RPL36 gene encoding large ribosomal subunit protein eL36, with amino-acid sequence MALRYPMAVGLNKGHKVTKNVSKPRHSRRRGRLTKHTKFVRDMIREVCGFAPYERRAMELLKVSKDKRALKFIKKRVGTHIRAKRKREELSNVLAAMRKAAAKKD; translated from the exons ATGGCCCTACGCTACCCTATGGCCGTGGGCCTCAACAAGGGCCACAAAGTGACCAAGAACGTGAGCAAGCCCAGGCACAGCCGACGCCGCGGG CGTCTGACCAAACACACCAAGTTCGTGCGGGACATGATTCGGGAGGTGTGTGGCTTTGCCCCGTACGAGCGGCGCGCCATGGAGTTACTGAAGGTCTCCAAGGACAAACGGGCCCtcaaatttatcaagaaaagg GTGGGGACGCACATCCGCGCCAAGAGGAAGCGGGAGGAGCTGAGCAACGTACTGGCCGCCATGAGGAAAGCTGCTGCCAAGAAAGACTga